A part of Augochlora pura isolate Apur16 chromosome 1, APUR_v2.2.1, whole genome shotgun sequence genomic DNA contains:
- the LOC144467746 gene encoding uncharacterized protein LOC144467746 translates to MDNPPRMSSSRSTNLRLDFEKSALCLKSLRPTGNTPKLSKKLLVSDLDTPSFYRKVARLDVRSENRDSCDPNDQEKSIADTFGDCISNDERVVLDSPVIIETCSDGNATKRSDGPREDRIEHKVKRSESYRMANSPIMFIRKFSSTTDRSKISRTPSEELQEELLKESINYPETVSSPEPRSDGNIGFNADATISVPQTTVPKSPRPRATDIQPARVLKYSGNDTEIW, encoded by the coding sequence ATGGACAACCCGCCGAGAATGTCGTCCTCCAGGTCCACGAACCTGCGACTCGACTTTGAAAAGTCGGCTCTCTGCCTAAAGAGCCTGAGGCCGACGGGCAACACGCCCAAGTTGAGCAAAAAGCTGCTGGTGTCGGATCTCGACACGCCGAGCTTTTACAGGAAAGTCGCGAGGCTGGATGTTCGGTCGGAGAACAGAGACTCGTGTGATCCCAATGACCAAGAGAAATCCATCGCTGACACGTTCGGCGACTGTATCTCGAACGACGAACGCGTCGTTTTAGATTCACCGGTTATTATCGAGACGTGTTCCGATGGCAACGCTACCAAACGATCCGACGGTCCCCGCGAGGACAGAATCGAGCACAAGGTGAAACGCAGCGAGAGCTATCGAATGGCGAACAGTCCGATCATGTTCATAAGAAAGTTCTCGAGCACGACGGACAGGTCCAAGATCTCTAGGACGCCGTCGGAGGAATTGCAGGAGGAGTTGTTGAAGGAGAGTATCAATTATCCCGAGACCGTGTCCAGTCCCGAACCTCGGAGCGACGGGAACATTGGTTTCAACGCGGACGCGACAATCTCGGTCCCCCAAACGACGGTTCCAAAGAGTCCTCGACCTAGAGCTACCGATATCCAGCCGGCGAGAGTGCTTAAATACTCGGGCAACGATACAGAGATTTGGTAA